From Pempheris klunzingeri isolate RE-2024b chromosome 16, fPemKlu1.hap1, whole genome shotgun sequence, a single genomic window includes:
- the qrfp gene encoding uncharacterized protein qrfp has product MRLSFHLGASQLALLSLALLCPVPRAVTSYPHTPGPELGAALLHLQAALDDPGDDGWPQEPRPTLLEPGEELGDGSWEDRVLLRAQRGDLVGRPLSPFPGGHSLENMHYQEGGEGEDGGKRNEALTSIAGGLQAVSREKGGFGFRFGRKRWTDGGWMDEGRHSAEERKWK; this is encoded by the coding sequence ATGAGACTTTCTTTCCATCTTGGTGCCTCACAGCTCgccctcctctccctcgccCTCCTCTGCCCCGTCCCACGGGCCGTCACGTCGTACCCCCACACCCCCGGACCTGAGCTGGGGGCCGCCCTGCTGCACCTCCAGGCCGCTCTGGACGACCCCGGGGACGACGGCTGGCCCCAAGAACCCCGGCCGACCCTCCTGGAGCCCGGGGAGGAGCTGGGGGACGGGTCCTGGGAGGACAGGGTGCTGCTGAGGGCCCAGAGAGGAGACCTGGTGGGCCGGCCACTGTCGCCCTTCCCTGGGGGTCACTCCTTGGAGAACATGCACTatcaggagggaggagagggggaggacggggggAAGAGGAATGAAGCTCTGACCTCCATCGCCGGAGGACTCCAAGCTGTCAGCCGGGAGAAAGGAGGATTCGGGTTCCGTTTTGGGAGGAAAAGATGGACTGACgggggatggatggatgaagggaGGCACAgcgcagaggagaggaagtggaagtga
- the LOC139215041 gene encoding LIM/homeobox protein Awh-like: MMSPDDRALEDLLYGGDLVDEAERAELGGGPAGVEESAAADDTPTVVSIQEPMTCAGCGEQVCDRFFLLAAGRVWHGVCLRCSQCQCELQTHPSLYWRDGNIYCQQDYCRMFAGGQCARCFQPIPASDLVMRSGELAFHPHCFSCQECDVKLMPGNLYSVHGQNLYCQSHYHGDGSVPLTHDLQPQPNLKDGESSEGEESVSSPEPRLDDGVMGGRTSRRTKRIRTCFRSEQLRALESYFTQKHNPDGKDWTCLSHKTGLPKRVLQVWFQNARAKLRRSLTADDSQVNSPPAPPRGVTVATGSPSPLDQSQPFPNSTIDQLQLSLLTAPLSDPPASPALDQPLQPQNPAFFLDYDSQSAPGCVPSLEAYEDFGGADREVDPDGSFGPNYC; encoded by the exons ATGATGTCGCCAGACGACCGAGCCCTGGAGGACCTGTTGTACGGCGGTGACCTTGTTGACGAGGCGGAGAGGGCGGAGCTGGGCGGCGGCCCGGCGGGGGTGGAGGAAAGCGCCGCTGCAGACGAT ACTCCGACAGTCGTGTCCATCCAGGAGCCAATGACGTGCGCCGGCTGTGGCGAGCAGGTGTGCGACCGCTTCTTCCTATTGGCTGCAGGCAGGGTGTGGCACGGCGTCTGCCTGCGCTGCAGCCAGTGTCAGTGCGAGCTGCAGACACACCCCTCGCTCTACTGGAGGGACGGAAACATCTACTGCCAGCAAGACTACTGCAG GATGTTTGCAGGCGGGCAGTGCGCTCGCTGCTTCCAGCCAATCCCAGCCTCCGATTTGGTCATGAGGTCTGGCGAGCTGGCCTTCCATCCTCACTGCTTCTCCTGCCAG GAGTGTGATGTGAAGTTGATGCCAGGGAACCTGTACTCCGTGCACGGCCAGAACCTCTACTGTCAGTCTCATTACCACGGCGACGGCAGCGTCCCGCTGACCCACGACCTGCAGCCCCAACCAAATCTGAAAGACGGTGAGAGCT CCGAAGGGGAGGAGTCGGTCAGCAGTCCAGAGCCACGATTGGACGACGGCGTGATGGGTGGGCGGACCAGCAGGCGGACAAAGAGAATCAGGACGTGTTTCCGCAGCGAGCAGCTCAGAGCGCTGGAGTCGTATTTCACCCAGAAACACAACCCCGACGGTAAAGACTGGACCTGCCTGTCGCACAAGACCGGCCTGCCCAAGAGAGTCCTGCAG GTGTGGTTTCAAAATGCTCGGGCCAAACTGAGGCGTTCCCTCACCGCAGACGACTCCCAGGTCAACTCTCCACCTGCTCCCCCGAGGGGCGTAACCGTGGCAACCGGCTCCCCATCCCCACTGGACCAATCGCAGCCCTTCCCCAACAGCACCATCGaccagctgcagctctctctgctcACCGCCCCACTCAGCGACCCGCCGGCGAGTCCGGCCCTCGACCAGCCCCTTCAGCCGCAAAACCCCGCCTTCTTCCTGGACTACGATTCCCAGAGTGCACCGGGGTGTGTCCCCTCTCTGGAGGCCTATGAGGACTTCGGCGGAGCGGACAGAGAGGTGGATCCTGATGGTTCTTTTGGGCCAAATTACTGCTAG